In Phycisphaerae bacterium, the genomic stretch TCAGGACGGCATCCGGTTCCCGGTCGGCGTTGCTCCGTTTGATGTGCTTATCGTGGCCCTGGACGTCCGCGACGAGCATGTGCTCGCAACGGCCACCAGACTGTACGACGAACTGGCCCGGCACGGCCTCGATGTCCTGCTCGACGATCGCGACGCCCGCCCGGGTTTCAAGTTCAAAGACGCCGACCTGGTCGGCATCCCGGTGCGGTTGACCGTGGCGGCGAGGGCTCTGGCCGAGGGCAAGGTGGAATTGAAGATGCGTGGCGGCCAACTCGAGAAGCTGGACCTCGATGCGGCCGTCCAGGAAGTCGCGAACCGGCTGGGTTTGACCCGGGCCTCTGGCCTGTGAATCTTCAACGTGGCACCGGCGTTCCGCCTGTGCGTGTCGAATGCAAGGGTCCCCGCAAGACAGGAGGTGCTCCCATGCGTAACCGGCAGAAATGGCTTTGGATCGTCACAGGCGTCGGCCTGTCCGTTCCCTGGGGGGTAGCTGCCGAACAGAGCTTGAAAGGGGTCAACCTGGCCGGCATGGATGGCTGGGACATCGTGTTGGCCGAGGACGCCACTCCCAGCGAACAGTATGCGGCCGAGGAGCTTCAGGCCTTCATGGCCCAGTGTGGCCGCAAGCTCCCGATCGTCAAGGACGCCAGCCGACCCGACGCGCACGTTTTCGTGGGGGCAGGCAAGGCGATGCAGGCGGCCAAGGTCGGGTTCAGCGTGGAGGGTTACGGCCCCGAGGATCTTCGGATTGTCATCCGCGACAACAACATCGCCATCGCCGGCGGACGACCGCGCGGCACGCTATACGGCGTGTACGTCTTCCTGGAGGACTATGTGGGCGTGCGTTTCCTGACCGCCGACCACACGTACACCCCGCCGATTGGCGAGTGGCGGGTCGTCGGTCCGGTGGACCGCTTCTATCACCCCGAGCTGCGCTTCCGCTGGAGTTACTATGGCGAGACCAATAGCAACCCGGTCTTCGCCGCCCGGCGCCGCTGCAATACCACCACGGAGGATGCGAAACTCGGCGGCAAGACTGGCTTTGGGCTGATCTCCCACTCGTTCGGCGCCCAGATTCCCTCCGCCAAGTACGGCAAGGAGCACCCTGAGTACTTCGCCATGATCGACGGCAAGCGGCTCGTTCCGGCCTCCGGCAATGACTGGGCCGAGACCGAGCCCTGCCTGACCAACCCCGAAGTTCTCAAGATCGTCACTGCAGCGGTCCTGGCGGAACTCAAGGCCAATCCCAAGCGCGAGAACATCTCCGTCTCGCAGAACGACAATGACAAGTACTGCCGCTGCCCCGGCTGCAAGGCCATTGACGACCGCGAGGGCACACCGATGGGCTCGCTGTTGACGTTCGTCAACGCCGTGGCCGACGAGGTTGCCAAGCAGTATCCGAACGTCAAGGTTGGCACGCTGAGCTACTGGTACACCCGCAAGCCGCCCAAGACGATCAAGCCCCGCCCCAACGTGCAGATCCAGCTCTGCAGCATCGAGTGCTGTGTCATGCACCCCATCACCGACCCGAAGTGCCCCAAGAACGCCGAGTTCTGCCAGGACATGGACAACTGGGGCAAGATCTGCCCGGACATCTCCGTCTGGAACTACAACACCAACTTCAGCAACTACCTGCTGCCCTGCCCGAACCTTCGGGTCATAGAGCCCAACATCCGCTATTTCGTCGGCCACTCGGCCAAGGGCATCTTCATGCAGGCCGGCGGAGACGCCCGCGGCGCCGAGATCTCCGATCTCCGCAACTATCTCATGAGCGGCCTGCTCTGGGATCCCAACAGAAGTGGCCAACAGCTCGTCAACGAGTTCCTCGACCTGCATTACGGGAAGGCGGCCGAACCGATTCGCGGATTCCTCGCTCTGACCCACAACAACGCCGCGGCCAAGAACCTGCACCGCAACTGCTTCGGCCAGGCCAAGGATTACGGCATCGACGAGGCCATCGCCCAGGCCGGCCTGGAGGCCTTCGCCGCGGCCATCAAGCTGGCCGACGACGACACCATCCGAGCCCGCGTCGAGAAAGCCTCGATCTGCGCCTGGCGGGCGGCTATCGAGCCTTGCTGGTACGCGTCCGAAGGGAAGCTCGACACCGCGCTGGCCGAACGCATGAGGCCGATGGTCAAG encodes the following:
- a CDS encoding DUF4838 domain-containing protein, whose product is MRNRQKWLWIVTGVGLSVPWGVAAEQSLKGVNLAGMDGWDIVLAEDATPSEQYAAEELQAFMAQCGRKLPIVKDASRPDAHVFVGAGKAMQAAKVGFSVEGYGPEDLRIVIRDNNIAIAGGRPRGTLYGVYVFLEDYVGVRFLTADHTYTPPIGEWRVVGPVDRFYHPELRFRWSYYGETNSNPVFAARRRCNTTTEDAKLGGKTGFGLISHSFGAQIPSAKYGKEHPEYFAMIDGKRLVPASGNDWAETEPCLTNPEVLKIVTAAVLAELKANPKRENISVSQNDNDKYCRCPGCKAIDDREGTPMGSLLTFVNAVADEVAKQYPNVKVGTLSYWYTRKPPKTIKPRPNVQIQLCSIECCVMHPITDPKCPKNAEFCQDMDNWGKICPDISVWNYNTNFSNYLLPCPNLRVIEPNIRYFVGHSAKGIFMQAGGDARGAEISDLRNYLMSGLLWDPNRSGQQLVNEFLDLHYGKAAEPIRGFLALTHNNAAAKNLHRNCFGQAKDYGIDEAIAQAGLEAFAAAIKLADDDTIRARVEKASICAWRAAIEPCWYASEGKLDTALAERMRPMVKTLFELCAKHGVTMTNEGRPVGDTLKHLKKVFGIPESGSF